A stretch of Solanum stenotomum isolate F172 unplaced genomic scaffold, ASM1918654v1 scaffold11127, whole genome shotgun sequence DNA encodes these proteins:
- the LOC125849865 gene encoding putative serine carboxypeptidase-like 52, whose protein sequence is MNVTFLSTQSWIRSLNYSIIDDWRAWTVDNQVAGYTRSYSNQMTFATVKGAGHTAPEYKPRECLAMLTRWMSYQPL, encoded by the exons ATGAATGTTACCTTCCTATCAACTCAATCATGGATAAGATCTCTTAACTACTCAATTATCGATGATTGGCGAGCTTGGACTGTTGACAATCAAGTTGCCGG TTACACGAGAAGTTATTCAAATCAGATGACATTTGCCACAGTGAAG GGAGCAGGGCATACTGCACCAGAGTATAAGCCTCGTGAATGTCTGGCCATGCTCACAAGGTGGATGTCTTACCAGCCTTTGTAA